A region from the Bradysia coprophila strain Holo2 unplaced genomic scaffold, BU_Bcop_v1 contig_624, whole genome shotgun sequence genome encodes:
- the LOC119083412 gene encoding rho GTPase-activating protein 15-like — MEAKKVPGHLIYGVEMDEIEKDDQHPNVPKFVVECIGIIENEENLVTNGIYRASGKKESIDKIKKKMNETKPKKGSKYSILKDEDVHTITGSLKQFFREMKTDLIPIDIFRNLPNNLETEESVKTIGKEINGIAIDSRMTLKYLLRHLVKVDANSKENLMNASNLSIVWGACLFTSSVTFNDTFETSDLIRKNTLIKVLIQRFDDIFPNDSGR, encoded by the exons ATGGAAGCGAAAAAGGTTCCAGGTCACCTAATCTACGGCGTCGAAATGGACGAAATCGAAAAGGATGATCAACATCCGAATGTTCCAAAGTTTGTCGTGGAATGCATTGgcataattgaaaatgaggAGAATCTAGTTACCAATGGAATTTACCGAGCGTCTGGGAAGAAGGAAAGCATcgataaaattaagaaaaaa ATGAACGAGACGAAGCCAAAGAAAGGTTCCAAATATTCCATACTGAAGGATGAAGATGTGCACACCATAACGGGCTCACTGAAACAGTTCTTCCGTGAAATGAAAACGGATCTCATTCCAATCGATATATTCCGCAATCTTCCGAACAATTTAG AAACCGAAGAGAGTGTGAAAACAATTGGAAAGGAAATAAATGGAATAGCAATCGATTCACGGATGACGCTGAAATATCTGCTGCGTCATTTAGTCAA AGTGGATGCTAACAGTAAAGAGAATCTGATGAATGCATCGAATTTGTCGATTGTGTGGGGTGCCTGTCTGTTCACATCATCCGTAACATTCAACGACACTTTTGAAACCAGTGACCTTATCCGGAAAAATACGTTAATCAAAGTATTAATTCAACGATTCGATGATATTTTTCCGAATGACAGCGgtcgatga